The Phaeobacter gallaeciensis DSM 26640 genomic sequence ACACATCCGCTGTGCGTGAACGTCGTCTGGAGATTGGGCCAGGCTGGGGATGAAACAAGAGGCCAAATAAGGGCCGATGCTATTGGGACGCGTGAGGCGCAGAATGACGGAAGAGAATTGGGGCCGGTTGAGACAGCGTTTGTTGAAGACCGTGGGGCAAAATAACTTTACGACTTGGATCGAACCTCTGGAGTTTACCTGCGTGGAGAATGGTGTTGCCATCTTCAACGTGCCGACAAACTTCATGGGCAATTACGTCAGCCAGAACTTTGCTGACCTGATCCTGCATGAACTGAACATGTCCGGTGAACCGGTGCAGCGGCTGGCCTTTAGAGTTGCAGCCAATACAGCCGCACGACCGGCCGCTGTTGACTCTGCAGGTGCTGCTGATGACCTGCCGCTTGATCTGGATGATGAGGCGCTGACCGATCTGCCACGTGCTCGCACTACCACAGGTCACGGCGCTGCGCCGAAGGATCAGGGCGAGACCTTGCAGGCCGCGCCGCTGGATCCGCGGTTCACCTTCGATAGCTTTGTTGTGGGCAAGCCCAACGAGCTTGCGCATGCTGCTGCGCGTCGCGTCGCTGAAGGTGGGCCGGTGACTTTCAACCCTCTGGTGCTTTATGGCGGGGTTGGTCTGGGTAAGACGCACCTGATGCACGCGATTGCGTGGGAGCTGACAGCCCGCAATCCCGAACTGAATGTGCTCTATCTCTCTGCGGAACAGTTCATGTACCGCTTTGTGCAGGCTCTGCGCGAACGCAAGATGATGGATTTCAAACATCTGTTCCGCTCCGTGGATGTGCTAATGGTCGACGACGTTCAGTTTATCGCCGGCAAGGACAGCACCCAAGAAGAGTTCTTCCATACCTTCAACGCGTTGGTGGATCAGAACAAGCAGATCATCATTTCCGCCGATCGCGCTCCGGGGGAGATCAAGGATCTGGAAGACCGTGTTCGGTCACGTCTGCAATGTGGTCTGGTCGTCGATCTGCACCCAACGGATTATGAGCTGCGTCTGGGCATCCTGCAGTCCAAAGTGGCGCAGCAGATGCAGACCTACCCGGATCTGCGGATTGCCGATGGCGTCTTGGAATTTCTGGCGCATCGGATCTCGACCAATGTTCGTGTTCTCGAAGGCGCGCTGACCCGTCTGTTTGCCTTTGCCTCCCTCGTGGGACGTGAAATCGACATGGAGCTGACCCAGGACTGTTTGGCGGATGTTCTGCGTGCGTCTGAGCGTAAGATCACTGTCGAAGAGATCCAGCGCAAGGTGTCCGAGTATTACAACATCCGCATGTCCGATATCATCGGCCCCAAGCGGCTGCGTTCTTATGCACGTCCGCGTCAGGTGGCGATGTATCTGTGCAAGCAGTTGACCAGTCGCAGCTTGCCGGAAATCGGTCGTCGGTTTGGTGGGCGTGACCACACCACCGTGATGCACGGCGTGCGTCGCATCGAAGAGCTGAAGACAATCGACGGCCAGATCGCCGAAGATGTCGAAATGCTGCGCCGCTCTCTGGAGGCCTGACATCTTTCGGCGTCTGCCGCAGATTTTGCTCTGACATCCCGTCAGTCGGCATCCCCAACAGTCCCGCATGACCCCGGCCAGTCCGGGGTCTTTTGCCCTCTGGGTTTATTTGGATTGCGGGATGACACAAATCGGGAGGTTGCAGGCAAACCATGCCGGAGAGCCACGTTTAATGGGGATAAATCGGGCAAGGGGGCATCCGCCCTTGACGCTGCGCACAATCCCTTGGACAAATCCATAAAAAGCCTTGTGCCGAAGGGGTAAAGCGTTACGTTGCTTCTCCCGGCCAGACGTTAGAGGACTTAGGGACATGAAGATCAGCATCGAACGCGGCACCCTGTTGAAAGCTGTGGCTCAGGCCCAGTCAGTGGTTGAGCGCCGCAATACAATCCCGATCCTGGCAAATGTGCTGATTGAGGCGGAAGGCGACGTTGTTCAGTTCCGCGCCACCGATCTGGATATCGAGGTGGTCGACAAGGCCCCGGCTCAGGTTGAACGCGCGGGTGCCACTACCGTTGCTGCCACCACGCTGCACGAAATCGTACGCAAACTGCCTGATGGCGCGCTGGTCACCCTGACCGCAGATGTCGCCAGTGGTCGCCTGACAGTGGAGGCAGGTCGCTCCAACTTCTCGCTGGCCACCCTGCCGCGTGAAGATTTTCCGGTGATGGCCTCTTCCGAATATCATTCCAACTTCACCGCCAATGCAGCAGTTTTGCAGCGGCTGTTTGACAAGTCTAAGTTCGCCATCTCCACCGAGGAAACACGCTACTATCTGAACGGTGTTTATATGCACGTCGCTGATGGTGTCGAAGGGGGCAAGGCACTGCGCTGTGTGGCCACCGATGGCCATCGGCTGGCGCGGATTGACGCAAACCTGCCAATGGGTGCCGAGGATATGCCCGGTGTGATCGTGCCGCGTAAAACCGTCGGCGAGCTGCGTAAGCTGCTGGATGACGATGAGATGGACATTGCCGTTTCTGTCTCTGAAACCAAAGTGCGCTTTGCCACGCCCAATATCACCCTGACCTCGAAGGTGATCGACGGCACCTTCCCCGATTACACACGCGTGATTCCGGCTGGCAATACTCGGCGTCTGGAAGTGGACGCTGGTGAATTTGCCCGTGCTGTGGACAGGGTTGCGACAGTTTCCTCCGAACGCTCGCGTGCGGTGAAGCTGCAACTGGATGAGGATCGTCTGATCCTGTCTGTGAATGCACCCGACAGCGGTGCGGCTGAGGAAGAGCTGGCGGTGGCTTACCGGGATGAACGGCTGGAGATTGGTTTCAACGCCAAATATCTGCTGGAGATCGCCAATCAGGTTGATCGTGAAAATGCGGTCTTCATGTTCAATTCATCCGGTGACCCGACCCTGATGCGGGAAGGCAGCGACGAAAGCGCGGTTTATGTTGTGATGCCGATGCGGGTTTGATCTGCTGGACGGTGCGCTTGCTCCTATTGGCGGCTGAACTGTCCGTCGGGCGGGGGGATTTGAGTATTTTTGGAAAGATGACACGGGATCCCGCCTTATGCTGGCGTTGACGACCCTGACACTGTCGCACTTCCGCTCGCATCTGCGGGCGGATTTGCATTTGGACGGTCGGCCTGTGGCCATCCACGGTGCCAATGGCGCGGGTAAGACGAATATCCTTGAGGCGGTGTCGCTGTTTTCCCCCGGTCGCGGTCTGCGCCGTGCCAGCGCTGCTGATATGGCGCGTCAGCCCGAGGCTCTTGGCTGGAAGCTGAAGGGCCAGCTGACCGCCGCGCGGCAGAGCTACGAGGTGGAAACCTGGTCGGAGGCGGGCAAGGCGCGACAGGTCAAGATCGACAATAAAGCCGCCAGCCAGATTGATCTGGGGCAGATTTGCCGCGTGGTCTGGCTGATCCCCGCGATGGATCGGCTGTGGATCGAGGCGGCCGAAGGGCGGCGGCGGTTCCTCGACCGCATTGTGCTGAGTTTCGATCCCAGCCATGCCGAGGCGACGTTGCTCTATGAAAAGGCCATGCGTGAACGCAATCGCCTGCTGAAGGAACAGATCCGCGATGCTGCCTGGTACCGGGTCTTGGAAACGCAGATGGCCGAGAGCGGCCATCGCATCCACGCAGCGCGTACTGCTGCGGTGGATCGCCTGCGCATGGCGCAGGAGGCTGCCGAAACGGCCTTTCCCACTGCTGAGCTGGAACTGATCCAATCCGACGGCGGGCTTCCGGACACTGCAGCAGATCTGCAGGAAGCCTTTGAGGAGGGACGGTTTCGCGATTTGGCGGTAGGGCGTACCCTGCTGGGGCCGCACCGCACGGATTTGCTGGGCACCTATGCAGCCAAGGGCGTGCCCGCGCGCGATTGTTCCACCGGCGAGCAGAAGGCGCTACTAGTGTCGTTGATCCTTGCCAATGCGCGGGCGTTGATCGCAGAAGGTGGCGCGCCGCCGATCCTACTGCTGGACGAGGTTTCGGCGCATCTGGATGTGACTCGCAGGGCCGCGCTCTACCAAGAGATCGTGACGCTTGGGGCGCAGGCCTGGATGACGGGCACCGGCCCCGAATTGTTCGATGAATTTCAAGGCAGGGCGCAGATGCTCACCGTTGAGGACGGTGCCGCGGGCTCCGAAGTGGTGGCGGGATGAGCGTGTCTGTCTGGGATCTGACCCTCTATGCCGGTGGGTTGTTTGTGTTGTTTCTGACGCCGGGGCCAGTTTGGCTTGCGGTGATGGCGCGGGCGATGTCGGGCGGCTTTCCCGCGGCCTGGCCGCTGGCCTTGGGGGTGGCTTGCGGTGATATCCTCTGGCCGCTGGTGGCGGTGGCGGGCGTATCCTGGATCGTGTCGGAGGTCACCGGCCTGATGGAGGTGTTGCGCTGGTTCGCCAGTGCGATGTTTCTGTTCATGGGCGTCATGTTGCTGCGTCACGCTGATGCCAGGATTGAGGCCAACAGCGCGCTGACCCGTCCGGGACTGTGGGCCGGATTTATCGCCGGTATCGCGGTTATTCTGGGCAATCCGAAGGCGATCCTGTTCTACATGGGGGTGCTCCCGGGGTTCTTTGATCTGACAGCTGTCACACGCCTCGATATCCTCGCCATTGTGGTTCTGTCCTTTCTGGTGCCTCTGGTGGGGAACTTGTGCATGGCTGGTATGGTCCACCGGGTGCGCTGGCACATCACATCCCCGGCGACACTGCGCCGGATCAATATCGTGTCGGGGTGCCTGCTGATCGGAGTGGGATGCCTGATCCCCTTCGTTTGAGGTCTGCACCGGGTCCTATGTCCCGGATGGCAGCACCAGCCAAGGGCTGAGATAGGTCAGAAGTTCCTCGCGGAAGTTGCCGGGAGCATCATGTGCGGCGCAGAATGACAGGGCCAATATATGGTTCAGAAAGGCCTGCATCCCCTCGGCCAGAACACTCGCCGGCTGATCCTGACGCAGCGCGCTGTTATCCTGTAGCTCTGTGACCCATCCGGACCAGAGAGAGATCTGGCGGAAAAAGCTCTGTGTGATGACCGCATCGGTTTCGGTGCCCGTGGTGCCTGAGTAGCGCAGCAGCAGGTCGAAAATCACCCGGTCCTGCGCCACGAACTGGACCACAGGCAGCAGCCGGTCAATCAACTCCTCCAGCGTCTGAGGCGCGGGCAAGGCTTCGGTCTCATCCAAAACCGCCATGATCCGGGGGCCGATCACCGCGGCGAGTAGGCCATTTTTGTCGCCGAAATGCGAAAACAACGTGCCCTTTGCGACCCCGGCTTCTGCAACCACATCCTCTACTCTCAAACCGCTGTAGCCCGATGCGGTGATTTGTGCGGCAGCCACCTCAAGCAGGCGGGCGCGGGTTTCCAGTCGACGTTGTTGCGGAGCGCGGGACATGATGATCTCTCACAAATGTGACCGTGGTCAATTAACTTATTGACCACGGTCATTTTCCGAATAAATTGACCTCAGTCACTTTTACGATTCGGAGGTCCCCATGTCCACGCGAAAAATCATCATCCTCAATGGTCACCCGGCGCCCAGTTCGCTGTCCCAGTCGCTTTGTCAGACCTATCAAACGGCGGCAGAGGCAGGCGGCCATCAGGTACGCTACCATGATCTGCCGACCATGCAATTTGATATCGACTACGGGCAGGCGGGGTATCAGAATGTGAAACCTCTGGAGCCGGATCTCGCGGATTTTCTCACCGATCTGGAGTGGGCTGATCACATTGTGATGGCGACACCTATGTGGTGGGGGGCGATACCGGCAAAGCTGAAAGGCGTCTTTGACCGCGCACTCTTGCCGGGCCGCGCATTTGATACGCGAAACGTCAATGTCATGGGGCTGCCTGCACCGATGCTCACCGGCAAGACGGCACGGGTTCTGCTGACGTCTGACACGCCTGCGCTCTGGCTGCGGCTGATCTATGGCAACGCGATCAAGCGGATTATCAGCAGCCAGATCCTGGGATTCGTCGGGATCAAACCGACGCGTTTCTCATCTTTTGCACCGGCGACAGATGCTGCGGAGAAGACCGTCTTTTCCTGGCAGCGCAAGGTCGCGGACCTGGGCGCCAGAGCAGCCTGATTCCACCAAGAAAAAAAGGGGCTTGCGCGTGACATTCCCGGCCAGACTTCGTATAAAATCCTGAAGCAAAGACAGGAAGATGTGAATGTCCGGAAACGAGCAGGCCCCCGCAGATTATGGCGCGGATTCCATCAAGGTTCTCAAAGGCTTGGAGGCGGTTCGCAAACGCCCAGGCATGTATATCGGGGACACCGACGATGGGTCGGGGCTGCACCATATGGTGTATGAGGTTGTCGACAATGGCATCGACGAGGCGCTGGCCGGTCACGCGGACCGGGTGGTCGTGAAAATTCACGCCGATTCCAGCGTTTCGGTGAACGACAACGGGCGCGGAATTCCGGTTGGGATTCATGAAGAAGAAGGCGTTTCAGCGGCCGAGGTCATCATGACCCAGCTGCATGCCGGTGGTAAGTTCGACAGCAACTCCTACAAGGTTTCCGGCGGCCTTCACGGCGTGGGCGTTTCTGTGGTGAACGCGCTGTCAGATTGGCTGGAATTGCGCATCTGGCGCGATGGCAAGGAACACGTTGCGCGATTTGAGCGTGGCGATACGGCTGAACACCTGAAAGTTGTTGGCGAATGTGGCGATCAGACCGGTACCGAGGTACGCTTTCTCGCGTCCACCGATACGTTCTCCAACCTCGAATACTCATTCGAGACGCTGGAAAAACGGCTCCGGGAGTTGGCATTCTTGAACTCAGGCGTACGGATCATCCTGATTGACGAGCGCCCGGCCGAACGGCTGGAAGTGGAGCTGTTCTATGAGGGCGGCGTCAAGGAATTCGTCAAATATCTTGATCGCTCGAAGTCACCCGTTATGGAGGTGCCGATCTATATCACCGGCGATAAGGACGACATCGGTGTTGAGGTCGCAATGTGGTGGAACGACAGCTATCACGAAACCGTACTACCCTTTACCAACAACATCCCGCAGCGGGATGGTGGCACCCATGTTGCCGGCTTTCGCGGTGCGCTGACCCGGACCATTAACAACTATGCGCAATCCTCCGGCATCGCCAAGAAGGAGAAGGTCTCCTTCACCGGGGATGACGCCCGTGAGGGGCTGACCTGCGTATTGTCCGTGAAGGTGCCGGATCCGAAATTCTCTAGCCAGACCAAGGATAAACTGGTCTCCTCTGAAGTGCGACCGGTGGTCGAAAGCCTGGTCAACGAGAAACTGGCAGAATGGTTTGAGGAGAACCCAAATCAGGCCAAGCAGATCGTCGGCAAGATTATCGAAGCCGCCCTCGCACGGGAGGCCGCCCGCAAGGCGCGCGAACTGACCCGCCGCAAGACGGCGATGGATGTGAACTATCTCGCAGGCAAGCTGAAAGACTGCTCGGAGAAAGATCCCTCCAAAACCGAAGTTTTCCTGGTCGAGGGTGATTCCGCCGGTGGCTCCGCCCAGACCGGGCGCGATCGGATGACACAAGCGATCCTGCCTCTGCGAGGTAAGATTCTGAACGTGGAGCGTGCGCGTTTCGACCGGATGCTTGGCAGTCAGGAAATTGGCAACCTGGTGATGGCTCTGGGCACCGGCATTGGTCGGGATGAATTCAACATCGAAAAGCTGCGCTACCATAAGATCGTCATCATGACTGATGCTGACGTCGACGGCGCGCATATCCGAACCCTTTTGCTCACGTTCTTCTATCGCCAGATGCCGGAGCTGATCGAAGGCGGGTATCTCTATATTGCGCAGCCGCCCCTTTATAAGGTGTCGCGCGGCAAATCGGAGGTCTACCTCAAGGATCAGGCGGCTCTTGATGAATATCTGATCAATCAGGGCGTTGACGGGGCAGTGCTGAAACTGGGCAGCGGCGAGGAGCTGGTTGGCCAGGATCTTGCCCGTGTTGTCGATGAGGCGCGTCAGCTCAAGCGTGTTCTGGACGCCTTCCCCACCCACTACCCGCGTCATATTCTGGAGCAGGCCGCGGTTGCCGGCGCCTTTGTGCCCGGTGCTGTTGATGCTGATCTGCAGGGTGTCGCTGATAAGGTGGCGCAGCGTCTGGACCTGATTGCGTTGGAATATGAACGCGGCTGGCGTGGGCGGATCACACAGGATCACGGCATTCGCCTGTCACGAATCCTGCGCGGGGTTGAGGAGCTGCGCACTTTGGACGGCCCGATGCTGCGGTCCGGCGAGGCCCGGAAAACCGGAAGCTTTACCAATAGCTTGCAGGAGATCTACGGGGCTGCGGCAACTCTCGTCCGGCGCGACCGCAGCCAGGCGATTCACGGCCCGCTTGGTCTGTTGAAAGCCATCCTCGAAGAAGGCGAAAAAGGTCTGGCGCTGCAGCGTTACAAAGGTCTGGGTGAGATGAACCCGGATCAGCTGTGGGAGACCACGCTCGATCCCGATGCGCGCACCCTGTTGCAGGTCCGGGTCGAAGACATGGTCGAGGCGGATGACCTCTTCACCAAGCTGATGGGTGACGTCGTCGAACCTCGCCGTGAGTTCATCCAGAAAAACGCCCTGAGCGTCGAAAACTTGGATTTTTGATTTCCATCGCGGGCAGCCTGTTGTTGCTGCCCGCGCCTATCTGCCCGCGACGGTTCACTTGAGCTGGTGATGGCGCTGAGGTTTTGGTCGGCGCGACCTGGCACCGGTTTAGGTCGCTTTGCGATTTTCTCGCACATAACTCTTCTCATGATTGCATCTGGTGCACGCGATGATCCGTGCGGCGCATGCGCGTGCGACCGATAGGGTCGGCATGCGCACGCCAACCTCTTCGGTTCTGTATATTGAGGAATTGCCCGGTTGGCCTCTCAACATGGGCCTTCACGCAGCAAATCATGTAGAGGTTTACCATTCCGCCGCAGAATGTTGACGCAGAATCACTCGAACGTTAAGAATCGGTTAACAAAACGCGGCTCGACCGCGATTTTCGGAGCAGCCGGGGGGTAATGTGGGCCGATGTTGAGCGTTAAAAAAGACAGTGACACCCGAACGGATGGCGCTGATATCGGTGACCGTCCGGTGCGCTCGGTCCAGATTGATGGTGTTATTTCCTCTAGCAGCAGTACGCTTCGCTCGCCTCAGGCGGGAAACTCCCGCGCTAAGGCGAATATTGCGGCGGTAACTTCCGTTGCGGAGGATCGGTCTGACATCAAACCGGAAATCAATAAACGGGCTGCAGGGTCATTCAAAGCTGAAACCCGGAAGCCTGGCGGGCGCAAGCCTGCTCCCGGCCGTCTTCTGGCCCGGGTGTCGCCGATCGTGAAACTGGGGGCCGCAGCTGCCGTACTGGGGTTCTTTGCCGTGGGTCTTGCGGTGTTACAGTTTGGGCCTGATGAGACCGCCGATACGGCTGGTGATCAGCCACGTGTGGCTCGGCTACTGACGCCGCAGGCACTGGCGGGTTTGGATCCAAGTGCCACGCCCACTGAGCGTGCCGCGGCTGAGGAACTGCTAACGGCTGCAGTCGAAACCGCCGCTCCGCTCAGTGCCGAAGACGCCATGGTTGCGCAGATGACTGCGGGAACGCTGGCGGCACTGCGGCGTGGCAGTGCGGCGACTCCATCAGCGGAAGCAGCACAGCCCGCCCCCCCGGCAGCGCAGGCCCATACCGCGCTGTATAGCCTTGTGCTGCGGGCCGTGGGGCAGGGACAATCACCTGCCTATATCGATCAAATGGTAAATGATGCCTATCGCAGTGAGACCATCACCGTGCCTGCGGCGCTGATCGGGGTGGACGGGCGCGTCGATACCGCAACCATTCTGGCGCTGTTCGTCGGTCAGTAGCGCCAGCACCGAGCCGGTACTGCTGCGTGCGCCTATGCGCTCAGCCGATACGAGGTCGAGCGCCAAAAGATAAGCTTTCCAACCGTTCTAAGACAAAAGAGGCGGCGCTGACGATCGGCGCGAGACGCCCGAGTTAAACCCAAGAGGGACATCATGAGAAAACACCTGATCGCGGCGCTTTGTTGCGTTACCGGCTTGTTCGCCACGCCATTGGCCGCAGAAACCTGTGGTGGCACATATAAAGTACGCCCGGGGGACAGCCTGTCGCTGATTGCTGATCGGCTCTACAAGGATGTGGGCATGTGGAGCGCGATCCACAGCCGCAACATCGACGCGATTGGCCCGCGCCCGGATGCGATCCGTGTCGGCATGGAACTAACGATGGCCTGCCTGAATGGTCTGCCGACAGGGCTGCCCGGTGGCAAGGCGGTTGCGGAGGCGCAACCGGTGGTCGCGGCGCCGGTCAAGGTGCAGCCAGGCACCGCCGCCGTGCGCAGTAAGATCAACCTGCTGACCGGGGATGACTATGCGCCCTTCACCTCTAAGACCGCCCACAATGGCGGGCTGATCACCGAAGTGGTGAATGCGGCGATGACCGATGCCGCTCCGGCGCAGGGCTTTGCCATCCACTGGGTCGACGACTGGGCCTCCCACTTTGATCCGCTGTTGTCGAACGCGCTCCTGGATCTGGGCTTCCCCTGGTATCGCCCGGATTGCGACACGATGCCGGAGAGCTATCGCTGCGTGAACTTCCTGTTCTCCGACCCGATGTTTGAGACGCTGATGCTGCTCTTCGTTGATAAATCGCGCCCCTTCACCTTTGAGACGGACGCCGACATTGAGGGCAAGACACTTTGCCGCCCGGCGGGTTATCTGACCTTCGATCTGGACGGCCATGGCCGGCGCTGGATGGAGGAGAAGAAGATCACGCTGAAGCAGCCGCATAAGGTTGCCGATTGTTTCGAGATGGTCGCCCGCGGTGAGGCGGATGCCGTCGCGATCAATGAATTCACCGGTCGCAGCGTGATGAAAGAAAATGATCTGCTTGATCAGTTTGAGGTGCTGCCACTGCCGCTCTCAGTGCTGGGTATCCATGTGGTGGTGCATAAAACCCATCCACAGGCTGATGACATGCTGACCATGATCAATACCGGTCTGCGCAATATTCGCGACAATGGTCAGTATCAGGCGATTATCGAGGATCACATGGCCAGGATCTGGGCCGGCTTCTGAGGGAGGGCGCCATGTTGAAACATCTCGCAACGGCAGCTACTGCGCTGCTGCTGGCCATCGGTATCGCGCCACGCGCGGCGCAGGCTATCTGCAATGTCGATTACCGGGTACAGCCCGGCGACACACTCTTCTCGATTGCCGAAACCCACTATAGTGACCGCAGCCGCTGGACGTTGATCTACTATAGCAACCAGCACGTGCTGGAGGGCCCGAGCGTCATCCCCGGTAAAACCCTGCACATCCCCTGCGCACAGCAGGCTTCCGCCCCCGATGCGACGCCGCTGCGCAAGGATGATGCGGAGATGAAGCTGCTGACCGGTGGTGGCTTTGCCCCGTTCACTGATCAGACGCTGCCCGGTCAGGGGATGGTGACAGAACTGATCAATGCCGCGCTTGAACTGACCCCGGCGCCTGTGTCCTATTCGATCACCTGGGAACAGGATTGGTCGAAACATCTGTTCCCGATGTTGGACGAAAAACAGTTCGATATGGGGTTCCCCTGGCTGAAGCCGGATTGTGCAGCAAACCCAACAGACGAGCGCTGCGTGAACTTCCATTTCTCGGAGCCGCTGATGACCATCCCGATTATGGTCTTCGTGCGGGCGGATACCGCCTTCGCCTTTGACAGCGACGCCGATATGCTGGGCAAGACCCTGTGCCGTCCAGAAGGATACTACACCCATGACCTTGATCGCGGCGATCGTCGCTGGTTGAGCGAGGGGAAGGTCACGCTGGTTCAGGCCGCGGATCCCGGCGCCTGCTTTCGCAAGCTGATGGCGCGAGAGGTGGATGCGGTATCCCTGAACCTTTTCCTTGGGGCGAACACGCTGATCTCAGAAGGGTTGCGTGATCAGGTGATCCCTCTGGAGCGCCCACTCTCCGAGGAAGGCCTGCATGTGGTGATTTCCAAACGCCACTGGCGCGGCACCTCGCATCTCTATCGCATCAACGCAGGCCTGAAGGCGCTCAAGGCTGATGGCCGATTTCAGGACATCGTCTCGCGTCATCTGGAACTGTTCTGGGCGCAACTCCAGTAACACCAGACGGACCGTGCCCCACCGGGGCGGGGTCTCCCGCCAGAACCGAACCTTTGGTCCTATATCTGTTGGGCCAGGCGCCGCGCCCCTTCCAGGGGGGCGGCGTTTGCAGTTCGAAAGCATGGCTCATTTTATACGGAGCGGGTTGTGACCTTTAGTGTGCCCCGATCACCGCCCAGTTCGGTCTTTATATACTATGATGAGAGGAGGGGGACGCCTGCGGTTCGTCTAGCCTTTGGCGACACCGTCCAGACGAACCTGTGTTGTTTGTTTTTCGGTGATTTTGGTTGGTTGGCTTGTTTGTGTGATTGTTGCGTCTGTGGATATGTGTGTTGAGTCTGTGGGTAAGTTGGGTCTGGGGTGGTTTGCGGGTGTGTTTTGGTGGGTTTGGGGTTGGTTTCGGGTCAGGTGTGCTGACTTT encodes the following:
- the dnaA gene encoding chromosomal replication initiator protein DnaA — protein: MTEENWGRLRQRLLKTVGQNNFTTWIEPLEFTCVENGVAIFNVPTNFMGNYVSQNFADLILHELNMSGEPVQRLAFRVAANTAARPAAVDSAGAADDLPLDLDDEALTDLPRARTTTGHGAAPKDQGETLQAAPLDPRFTFDSFVVGKPNELAHAAARRVAEGGPVTFNPLVLYGGVGLGKTHLMHAIAWELTARNPELNVLYLSAEQFMYRFVQALRERKMMDFKHLFRSVDVLMVDDVQFIAGKDSTQEEFFHTFNALVDQNKQIIISADRAPGEIKDLEDRVRSRLQCGLVVDLHPTDYELRLGILQSKVAQQMQTYPDLRIADGVLEFLAHRISTNVRVLEGALTRLFAFASLVGREIDMELTQDCLADVLRASERKITVEEIQRKVSEYYNIRMSDIIGPKRLRSYARPRQVAMYLCKQLTSRSLPEIGRRFGGRDHTTVMHGVRRIEELKTIDGQIAEDVEMLRRSLEA
- the dnaN gene encoding DNA polymerase III subunit beta produces the protein MKISIERGTLLKAVAQAQSVVERRNTIPILANVLIEAEGDVVQFRATDLDIEVVDKAPAQVERAGATTVAATTLHEIVRKLPDGALVTLTADVASGRLTVEAGRSNFSLATLPREDFPVMASSEYHSNFTANAAVLQRLFDKSKFAISTEETRYYLNGVYMHVADGVEGGKALRCVATDGHRLARIDANLPMGAEDMPGVIVPRKTVGELRKLLDDDEMDIAVSVSETKVRFATPNITLTSKVIDGTFPDYTRVIPAGNTRRLEVDAGEFARAVDRVATVSSERSRAVKLQLDEDRLILSVNAPDSGAAEEELAVAYRDERLEIGFNAKYLLEIANQVDRENAVFMFNSSGDPTLMREGSDESAVYVVMPMRV
- the recF gene encoding DNA replication/repair protein RecF (All proteins in this family for which functions are known are DNA-binding proteins that assist the filamentation of RecA onto DNA for the initiation of recombination or recombinational repair.) is translated as MLALTTLTLSHFRSHLRADLHLDGRPVAIHGANGAGKTNILEAVSLFSPGRGLRRASAADMARQPEALGWKLKGQLTAARQSYEVETWSEAGKARQVKIDNKAASQIDLGQICRVVWLIPAMDRLWIEAAEGRRRFLDRIVLSFDPSHAEATLLYEKAMRERNRLLKEQIRDAAWYRVLETQMAESGHRIHAARTAAVDRLRMAQEAAETAFPTAELELIQSDGGLPDTAADLQEAFEEGRFRDLAVGRTLLGPHRTDLLGTYAAKGVPARDCSTGEQKALLVSLILANARALIAEGGAPPILLLDEVSAHLDVTRRAALYQEIVTLGAQAWMTGTGPELFDEFQGRAQMLTVEDGAAGSEVVAG
- a CDS encoding LysE family translocator yields the protein MSVSVWDLTLYAGGLFVLFLTPGPVWLAVMARAMSGGFPAAWPLALGVACGDILWPLVAVAGVSWIVSEVTGLMEVLRWFASAMFLFMGVMLLRHADARIEANSALTRPGLWAGFIAGIAVILGNPKAILFYMGVLPGFFDLTAVTRLDILAIVVLSFLVPLVGNLCMAGMVHRVRWHITSPATLRRINIVSGCLLIGVGCLIPFV
- a CDS encoding TetR/AcrR family transcriptional regulator, whose product is MSRAPQQRRLETRARLLEVAAAQITASGYSGLRVEDVVAEAGVAKGTLFSHFGDKNGLLAAVIGPRIMAVLDETEALPAPQTLEELIDRLLPVVQFVAQDRVIFDLLLRYSGTTGTETDAVITQSFFRQISLWSGWVTELQDNSALRQDQPASVLAEGMQAFLNHILALSFCAAHDAPGNFREELLTYLSPWLVLPSGT
- a CDS encoding NAD(P)H-dependent oxidoreductase, yielding MSTRKIIILNGHPAPSSLSQSLCQTYQTAAEAGGHQVRYHDLPTMQFDIDYGQAGYQNVKPLEPDLADFLTDLEWADHIVMATPMWWGAIPAKLKGVFDRALLPGRAFDTRNVNVMGLPAPMLTGKTARVLLTSDTPALWLRLIYGNAIKRIISSQILGFVGIKPTRFSSFAPATDAAEKTVFSWQRKVADLGARAA
- the gyrB gene encoding DNA topoisomerase (ATP-hydrolyzing) subunit B, translating into MSGNEQAPADYGADSIKVLKGLEAVRKRPGMYIGDTDDGSGLHHMVYEVVDNGIDEALAGHADRVVVKIHADSSVSVNDNGRGIPVGIHEEEGVSAAEVIMTQLHAGGKFDSNSYKVSGGLHGVGVSVVNALSDWLELRIWRDGKEHVARFERGDTAEHLKVVGECGDQTGTEVRFLASTDTFSNLEYSFETLEKRLRELAFLNSGVRIILIDERPAERLEVELFYEGGVKEFVKYLDRSKSPVMEVPIYITGDKDDIGVEVAMWWNDSYHETVLPFTNNIPQRDGGTHVAGFRGALTRTINNYAQSSGIAKKEKVSFTGDDAREGLTCVLSVKVPDPKFSSQTKDKLVSSEVRPVVESLVNEKLAEWFEENPNQAKQIVGKIIEAALAREAARKARELTRRKTAMDVNYLAGKLKDCSEKDPSKTEVFLVEGDSAGGSAQTGRDRMTQAILPLRGKILNVERARFDRMLGSQEIGNLVMALGTGIGRDEFNIEKLRYHKIVIMTDADVDGAHIRTLLLTFFYRQMPELIEGGYLYIAQPPLYKVSRGKSEVYLKDQAALDEYLINQGVDGAVLKLGSGEELVGQDLARVVDEARQLKRVLDAFPTHYPRHILEQAAVAGAFVPGAVDADLQGVADKVAQRLDLIALEYERGWRGRITQDHGIRLSRILRGVEELRTLDGPMLRSGEARKTGSFTNSLQEIYGAAATLVRRDRSQAIHGPLGLLKAILEEGEKGLALQRYKGLGEMNPDQLWETTLDPDARTLLQVRVEDMVEADDLFTKLMGDVVEPRREFIQKNALSVENLDF